CCTCGTAGAGGTGGTAGACGTGCTGCGGCGAGCCGTTCAGGAAAAATCTGAGGCGGCGGCAGTCGAGTTCGCTGAAGCCTGCGCCGTTGGTGGTCCCCAACCCGATGACGATCGCCTGCTGGGCCTTCGCCACGAGCTTCCCCGGGTCACCGACCGTCGCGCTCAATACCTCCACCGGCCAAAGCATCACCGGATAGCCGGTGGAAAACTGGCAGGGGAAGCCGTTTACCGGCTTCGAGTAGAGCACCGTCCCCTTCTCTATCGTGTATCCGGTGGCGGGAATCGCCTGCCGCACCGGATCGAAACACACCACCGACATGGAGGGGACCGGCGCAACGTAATGCGGGTAGAGGACCTGAAAGAGCGACTCGGTGATCTCCGGGAAGTGGTCGTCGATCTTTTTGTGTATGCGGCCGCTCAAAAACGAAAACGCCTCGATGAGCCGCTCCGTATGCGGATCGCCGCACCTGTCCCCCTCGAGCTGCAGGCGGGCAGCCACCATCGGGTACCTGGCGGCAAACTCCGCCCCCATGGCCCGCATGAAAGCAAGTTCCCGCTCGTAGTAGTGCAGCAGTTCGTCGCCCATCTGTTCCTTCGCCCTCTCCGGGGGCCGTGTTGCCCCCGTGTCCCCAGCAAAAGCCCTACTTCGGCACCAGATATTCGCCTCTGTTGATGTCGAACAGGGTGTCAAAGCTCACCGGCTCCGCGTCCTCGTCGATCACCAGGAGGGCGCTGATCTTGAAGCGCAGCTCGCGGCTGCTCTCTCCCGTCTCATCCAGTTGCACCGTCACGTGGCGCAGCCTCGGCTCGAAAAGGGCGATCGCCTTCTCCATCTCCTGGCGCAGTTCCGCCCGGACCGCGGGGCTCGCGGGGTTCTTCGAGGTGAAATCAGGGAGCCCGTACACCAGGAGGGAGTTGCTGAGCTCCCGGCACCCCTCCGGAAGCTCCGTGTGGAAACATTTTGTGTTGAGGAGGTACTCCAGGTCCCTCGCCACCACCTTTCTCATCTCGCTGTACCCCATCTGCCGGTACTGGACAGGCTCGCGCGGATTTCCCGGTTCGAAGTCTATGAGCCTGTCCAGTAATGATGGCTGCACCCACTACCTCCCTAGCAGACCTTGTTCGCCTTTACGTCGAAGGCAAAGGGCATCTTGCCACCTTCGGCGCCCTTGGCGTCCTGCGCGGTGTACACGACTTCAAA
The DNA window shown above is from Geomonas sp. RF6 and carries:
- the tssE gene encoding type VI secretion system baseplate subunit TssE gives rise to the protein MQPSLLDRLIDFEPGNPREPVQYRQMGYSEMRKVVARDLEYLLNTKCFHTELPEGCRELSNSLLVYGLPDFTSKNPASPAVRAELRQEMEKAIALFEPRLRHVTVQLDETGESSRELRFKISALLVIDEDAEPVSFDTLFDINRGEYLVPK